A window of the Salvelinus alpinus chromosome 3, SLU_Salpinus.1, whole genome shotgun sequence genome harbors these coding sequences:
- the LOC139571225 gene encoding inward rectifier potassium channel 2-like: protein MGSVRANRYSIVSTEEHGMKLATAPVPNGYGKGKVHTRHQPQSRFVKKDGHCNVQFINVSEKGQRYLADIFTTCVDIRWRWMFVIFCLAFLLSWLFFGCVFWLVAIFHGDLENDAQKCVSNVSSFTAAFLFSIETQTTIGYGYRYVTDECPVAVFMVVFQSIVGCIIDAFIIGAVMAKMAKPKKRNETLVFSHNATVAMRDNKLCLMWRVGNLRKSHLVEAHVRAQLLKSRTTAEGEFIPLDQVDIDVGFDSGVDRIFLVSPITIVHEISEDSPFYDMSKQQLETSEFEIVVILEGMVEATAMTTQCRSSYLASEILWGHRFDPVLFEEKSYYKVDYSRFHKTYEVPSTPLCSARDLAEKKYILSNSFCYENEVALTNKEETDEGNGGSVGPDVTHTDNISDSAHHQATVPLEPRPLRRESEI from the coding sequence ATGGGAAGTGTGCGAGCCAACCGCTACAGCATAGTGTCAACCGAGGAGCACGGCATGAAGTTGGCCACTGCGCCAGTGCCCAACGGGTACGGCAAGGGCAAGGTGCACACGAGGCACCAGCCCCAGAGCCGCTTTGTCAAGAAGGACGGTCACTGCAACGTGCAGTTCATCAATGTCTCTGAGAAGGGCCAGCGTTATCTCGCCGACATCTTTACGACCTGTGTGGACATCCGCTGGCGGTGGATGTTCGTCATCTTCTGCCTAGCGTTCCTCCTGTCGTGGCTGTTCTTCGGCTGTGTCTTCTGGCTGGTCGCCATCTTCCACGGGGACCTGGAGAACGACGCCCAGAAGTGCGTCTCCAACGTTAGTAGTTTTACCGCAGCCTTCCTCTTCTCCATCGAGACCCAGACCACCATCGGCTATGGCTACCGCTATGTAACCGACGAGtgtcctgtggcggtcttcatggtGGTCTTCCAGAGCATTGTGGGCTGTATCATTGACGCCTTCATCATCGGCGCCGTCATGGCCAAGATGGCCAAGCCCAAGAAGAGGAACGAGACGCTGGTGTTCAGCCACAACGCTACAGTGGCCATGAGGGACAACAAGCTGTGTCTAATGTGGCGCGTGGGGAACCTGAGGAAAAGCCACCTTGTGGAGGCCCACGTTCGGGCACAGCTCCTCAAGTCGCGCACCACTGCAGAGGGGGAGTTCATCCCTCTGGACCAAGTGGACATCGACGTGGGCTTCGACAGCGGAGTCGACCGTATCTTCCTGGTGTCCCCCATCACCATCGTCCACGAGATCAGCGAGGACAGCCCATTCTATGACATGAGCAAGCAACAGCTGGAGACGTCCGAGTTTGAGATCGTGGTGATCCTGGAGGGGATGGTGGAGGCCACGGCCATGACCACCCAGTGCCGCAGCTCCTACCTGGCCAGCGAGATCCTCTGGGGCCACCGCTTTGACCCAGTGCTCTTCGAGGAGAAGAGCTACTACAAGGTGGACTACTCTCGCTTTCATAAGACTTACGAGGTGCCCAGCACTCCGCTGTGCAGTGCCAGAGACCTGGCAGAGAAAAAATACATCCTGTCCAACTCCTTCTGTTACGAGAACGAGGTGGCGCTGACTAACAAAGAGGAGACGGACGAGGGGAACGGGGGTAGCGTGGGCCCAGACGTAACTCACACAGACAATATCTCAGACTCTGCACATCACCAGGCCACTGTGCCACTAGAGCCCAGGCCCCTGAGGcgagaatctgaaatataa